A portion of the Bacillus thuringiensis genome contains these proteins:
- a CDS encoding NAD(P)H-dependent oxidoreductase: MKHVIVYAHPNTESFNHAILETVKSELEEKGHEVRVRDLYELNFNPVLGASDFISFSQGNTPEDIKEEQEHISWADSITFIYPVWWAGLPAILKGYVDRVFSHGFAYAYGENGIEKLLSGKKGLLLSTMGNTKEAYTAGGMFDAMKKTADVGIFEFTGIETLEHTFYTSVPSVDNDVRKQYLEEVKDVVNRAF, encoded by the coding sequence ATGAAACATGTAATCGTTTATGCACATCCAAATACAGAAAGCTTCAACCATGCGATTTTAGAAACGGTAAAAAGTGAATTAGAAGAAAAAGGTCATGAAGTACGCGTTCGCGATCTATACGAATTAAACTTCAATCCAGTATTAGGCGCTTCCGATTTCATCTCATTTTCTCAAGGAAACACACCAGAAGATATTAAAGAAGAGCAAGAGCATATCTCTTGGGCGGATAGCATTACATTCATTTATCCAGTTTGGTGGGCGGGACTTCCTGCTATTTTAAAAGGATACGTTGACCGTGTATTTAGCCACGGATTTGCTTATGCTTACGGTGAAAACGGCATTGAAAAGTTATTAAGCGGTAAAAAAGGATTGTTATTATCTACAATGGGCAATACGAAAGAAGCATACACAGCAGGCGGCATGTTTGATGCAATGAAGAAAACAGCGGATGTTGGTATTTTTGAATTTACAGGTATTGAAACACTTGAGCATACATTCTATACAAGTGTCCCTTCTGTGGATAATGATGTGCGTAAACAATATCTTGAAGAAGTAAAAGACGTTGTGAATCGTGCATTCTAA
- a CDS encoding TIGR01457 family HAD-type hydrolase: MYKGYLIDLDGTMYRGEEQIEEASDFVKALGERGIPYLFVTNNSTRKPEQVAEKLVRFDIPAKAEQVFTTSMATANFIYERKQDATVYMIGEEGLHDALVEKGFELVDENPDFVVVGLDRDITYEKLAKACLAVRNGATFISTNGDIAIPTERGLLPGNGSLTSVVAVSTGMDPIFIGKPESIIMEQALKVLGIGKDEALMVGDNYDTDILAGVNAGMHTLLVHTGVTTVEKLTEYEVQPTQVVHNLTEWIEKM, from the coding sequence ATGTATAAAGGTTACTTAATTGACTTAGACGGTACGATGTATCGCGGAGAAGAACAAATTGAAGAAGCAAGCGACTTCGTCAAAGCATTAGGAGAGCGCGGCATTCCATATTTATTCGTTACGAATAACTCAACTCGCAAACCAGAACAAGTGGCAGAAAAACTTGTTCGTTTCGATATTCCAGCGAAAGCGGAGCAAGTATTTACAACGAGTATGGCGACAGCGAACTTCATTTATGAACGTAAACAAGATGCAACTGTATATATGATTGGTGAAGAAGGCTTACACGATGCACTTGTGGAAAAAGGATTTGAACTTGTGGATGAAAATCCTGATTTCGTTGTTGTTGGTTTAGATCGTGACATCACATATGAAAAGTTAGCAAAAGCGTGTCTTGCTGTGCGTAACGGCGCAACGTTTATTTCCACAAATGGGGACATTGCCATCCCAACTGAGCGAGGATTATTACCAGGTAACGGTTCATTAACATCGGTTGTAGCAGTATCAACAGGTATGGATCCAATCTTTATCGGAAAACCAGAATCAATCATCATGGAACAAGCGTTAAAAGTTCTTGGTATAGGAAAAGATGAAGCATTAATGGTTGGGGATAACTACGATACAGACATTTTAGCGGGAGTAAATGCGGGCATGCATACTCTTCTTGTCCACACTGGAGTCACAACTGTGGAGAAGTTAACAGAATACGAAGTTCAACCGACGCAAGTTGTGCATAACTTGACGGAGTGGATTGAGAAGATGTAA
- a CDS encoding helix-turn-helix transcriptional regulator — translation MGEARTTKDEIVQLLKVKGEHTVAELADVLEITEMAIRRHLSNLEKDGLIYSKMVRQHVGRPTYLYGLSEKGEDTFPKEYKQFAIDMLEDLARMGDEKILHYVLKERTKRMEEQLQKRVSNQKNLAYKVQEIAAMQERNGYMVQIKRDGENSFVIEKQNCPLKEIAERFPQVCEDEKEMYKRLFTNADVKTLANMCEGDCSCSYQIKEKK, via the coding sequence ATGGGGGAAGCACGTACTACGAAAGACGAGATTGTGCAATTGTTGAAAGTAAAGGGAGAGCACACAGTAGCTGAACTAGCTGACGTTTTAGAGATTACAGAAATGGCAATCAGAAGACATTTAAGTAATCTTGAGAAAGACGGACTTATTTATTCTAAGATGGTAAGGCAACATGTCGGAAGACCAACTTATTTGTATGGATTAAGTGAAAAGGGAGAAGATACATTCCCGAAAGAGTATAAGCAATTTGCGATTGATATGCTAGAAGATTTAGCTCGAATGGGCGATGAAAAAATACTTCATTACGTTTTAAAAGAGAGAACGAAGCGTATGGAAGAACAGTTGCAAAAGAGAGTAAGTAATCAAAAGAATTTAGCATATAAAGTGCAAGAGATAGCAGCTATGCAAGAGAGAAATGGTTATATGGTTCAAATAAAGAGAGACGGAGAGAATTCTTTCGTAATTGAAAAACAAAACTGTCCGTTAAAAGAAATTGCAGAAAGATTCCCGCAAGTATGTGAAGATGAAAAAGAGATGTATAAGCGTTTATTTACGAACGCAGATGTGAAAACGCTAGCAAACATGTGCGAGGGCGATTGTAGTTGTTCTTACCAAATAAAAGAGAAAAAATGA